One Lentibacillus cibarius DNA window includes the following coding sequences:
- the mntR gene encoding transcriptional regulator MntR, with the protein MPTPSMEDYIELIHNLMESKGYARVSDIAEALEVHPSSVTKMVQKLDKDGYLNYEKYRGFILTAKGKKLGERLVYRHELLEEFLEVIGVDSEKIYGDVEGIEHHLSWNAIDRIGDLVQYFKEDSIRVENLRQAIEKSDV; encoded by the coding sequence ATGCCTACTCCGAGCATGGAAGATTATATTGAATTGATTCACAATTTAATGGAATCAAAAGGATATGCCCGCGTGTCCGATATAGCAGAAGCATTAGAAGTTCACCCATCATCTGTTACGAAAATGGTACAAAAGCTTGATAAGGATGGGTATTTGAACTATGAGAAATACCGGGGATTTATTCTAACAGCTAAAGGCAAAAAACTTGGTGAACGGCTTGTTTACCGCCATGAACTGCTTGAGGAATTTCTTGAGGTTATCGGTGTGGACAGTGAAAAAATATATGGAGACGTCGAGGGTATTGAGCACCATCTCAGCTGGAATGCCATTGACAGAATAGGTGATCTTGTGCAGTATTTCAAAGAAGACAGCATCCGTGTTGAAAATCTGCGCCAGGCTATAGAAAAAAGTGACGTATAG
- a CDS encoding rhodanese-like domain-containing protein — protein MEFLIIIAVALLAFGMFRFFRQRSFLKTLTEDQFREGYRKAQLIDVREPNEFKKGHILGARNIPLTQLKQRLVELRKDKPVYLYCQSGSRSARAAQLLHKKGYEDLNQLKGGFKKWTGKVK, from the coding sequence ATGGAGTTTTTAATTATAATAGCAGTAGCACTTCTAGCTTTTGGCATGTTTCGGTTTTTCAGACAGAGAAGCTTTCTGAAGACCTTAACCGAAGATCAGTTCCGTGAAGGCTACCGGAAGGCACAGCTTATTGATGTACGAGAACCGAACGAATTTAAAAAAGGCCACATACTTGGCGCACGGAACATTCCATTAACTCAATTGAAACAGCGACTTGTCGAACTTCGTAAAGATAAACCGGTCTATCTTTATTGCCAGAGCGGTTCAAGATCGGCAAGAGCAGCACAACTCCTTCATAAAAAGGGTTATGAGGATTTAAATCAGCTTAAAGGCGGCTTTAAAAAATGGACAGGAAAAGTGAAATAA
- the gcvPB gene encoding aminomethyl-transferring glycine dehydrogenase subunit GcvPB, with the protein MANKDFPLIFERGREGRTSYSLPELDVPETDLDSEFDDAYIRAEAPDLPEVSELEIMRHYTGLSQRNYGVDSGFYPLGSCTMKYNPKINEDVARLDGFSQIHPYQDPKTVQGAMEMMYDLQTSLAELTGMHEVSLQPAAGAQGEWTGLLMIRAFHEANGDYNRTKVIVPDSAHGTNPASVTVAGFDAVTVKSNDQGLVDLDDLKRVVNEETAALMLTNPNTLGLFETEILEMAEIVHGAGGRLYYDGANLNAIMGYARPGDMGFDVVHLNLHKTFTGPHGGGGPGSGPVGVTSELAPYLPKPLLVKKDNQYMFDDDRPSSIGRVKPYYGNFGINLRAYTYIRTMGAEGLKKVSEYAVLNANYLMRRLEKEYVMPYPQHCKHEFVMSGKNQKKLGVRTLDIAKRLLDYGYHPPTIYFPLNVEEAMMTEPTETESKEMLDSFIDAMLAISEEAQNDPEIVQEAPHLTPVKRMDETTAARKPILRHSN; encoded by the coding sequence ATGGCAAATAAAGACTTTCCATTGATTTTTGAACGCGGTAGGGAAGGCAGAACAAGTTATAGTCTACCAGAGCTGGATGTACCGGAAACAGACTTGGACAGTGAATTTGATGATGCTTACATTCGCGCTGAAGCCCCGGATTTACCCGAGGTAAGCGAGCTGGAAATCATGCGACATTATACGGGGCTGTCCCAACGGAATTATGGGGTTGACTCAGGTTTCTATCCACTTGGGTCCTGTACAATGAAATATAATCCGAAAATTAACGAAGATGTGGCAAGGCTTGACGGCTTTAGTCAAATTCACCCATATCAAGACCCGAAAACCGTGCAGGGTGCAATGGAAATGATGTACGATTTGCAGACATCCTTGGCGGAGCTAACGGGTATGCATGAAGTTTCCCTGCAGCCAGCAGCAGGAGCACAGGGAGAATGGACTGGTTTGCTAATGATTAGGGCTTTTCATGAGGCTAATGGTGACTATAATCGGACGAAGGTTATTGTGCCGGATTCAGCTCATGGCACAAACCCGGCTTCCGTGACAGTAGCCGGTTTTGACGCTGTTACAGTTAAATCGAATGATCAGGGCCTGGTTGACCTGGATGATTTGAAGCGCGTTGTCAATGAGGAGACGGCTGCACTAATGCTGACCAACCCTAATACGCTTGGTCTGTTCGAAACCGAAATTCTTGAAATGGCTGAGATCGTGCATGGTGCAGGTGGAAGATTATATTATGATGGGGCCAATCTGAATGCCATCATGGGCTATGCAAGGCCTGGAGATATGGGCTTTGATGTCGTTCATTTGAATCTGCACAAGACGTTCACTGGTCCGCACGGCGGTGGAGGACCCGGTTCAGGTCCAGTTGGGGTCACAAGCGAACTTGCACCATACTTGCCAAAGCCACTGCTTGTCAAAAAAGACAATCAGTATATGTTTGATGATGATCGCCCTTCATCCATTGGCAGAGTAAAACCATATTATGGAAATTTCGGTATTAATTTGCGTGCCTATACCTATATTAGGACAATGGGGGCGGAAGGTCTTAAAAAAGTTAGTGAATATGCTGTGCTGAATGCAAATTACCTGATGCGCAGACTGGAAAAGGAATATGTCATGCCGTATCCGCAGCATTGTAAGCATGAATTCGTCATGTCTGGTAAAAACCAGAAAAAACTAGGTGTGCGCACGCTGGATATTGCCAAACGGCTGCTCGATTATGGCTACCATCCGCCGACAATCTATTTCCCGCTCAACGTAGAAGAGGCGATGATGACAGAACCGACGGAAACGGAATCAAAAGAAATGCTGGATAGCTTTATCGATGCGATGCTTGCTATTTCCGAGGAAGCACAAAACGATCCGGAAATTGTTCAAGAGGCGCCGCATCTTACACCAGTTAAAAGAATGGATGAAACGACAGCGGCCCGGAAGCCAATATTGCGCCACTCAAACTGA
- a CDS encoding SA1362 family protein: protein MVRNKAFLLAYAIIGLAIIGVIAQLFTNTISFLMSVLMMIGFAVAFFALIYFFFLRRGNSSNDAKKYRQAVKQSKSKYNPKQSNPNHTASQRPQKAGTKKKRNKRASHLKVIDGNKSKRKNRASF, encoded by the coding sequence GTGGTTCGCAATAAGGCTTTCCTTCTGGCTTATGCAATTATCGGCCTTGCCATTATTGGTGTCATCGCACAGTTATTCACTAACACCATTTCCTTTCTAATGAGTGTACTGATGATGATTGGCTTTGCTGTTGCTTTTTTTGCGTTAATCTATTTTTTCTTTTTGCGGAGAGGTAATTCTTCCAATGACGCGAAAAAATATAGACAGGCCGTGAAACAATCCAAATCGAAATACAACCCTAAACAATCAAACCCAAACCATACCGCTTCCCAACGTCCACAGAAAGCTGGAACAAAAAAGAAGCGGAACAAACGTGCATCCCACTTAAAAGTAATCGACGGCAATAAATCCAAACGAAAAAACCGGGCCAGTTTCTGA
- a CDS encoding patatin-like phospholipase family protein, whose product MKIDGVFSGGGVKAYALLGAIRQISAYNHTFERVAGSSAGAMMASLLSAGFSADELERLMQELDVQEFLDSPKWTDFIPFSKWLNLYFRLGLYKGKKLEHWMYKQLAKKGVYTFSDLQPGYLKVVVSDISLGKLVVIPDDLERVYGINPNGFPVAKAVRMSAGFPYFFMPEKVRGRKKQKSLMVDGGLLSNFPLWVFEDGRKRSTRPVLGVKLSGYPAQAEPHEIRNGLDMFHALFRTMLHAHDARYVSKSDEHHIIFIPVNHVSATDFTLSDKLKEQLISVGEEQADAFLRHWPN is encoded by the coding sequence ATGAAAATTGATGGTGTGTTTTCCGGAGGCGGTGTGAAGGCATATGCCCTTCTAGGCGCCATACGTCAGATTTCCGCATATAATCATACGTTTGAACGGGTGGCAGGTTCATCAGCCGGTGCTATGATGGCCTCGCTTCTATCAGCTGGATTCAGCGCCGATGAATTAGAGCGGCTAATGCAGGAACTTGATGTGCAAGAGTTTCTTGATTCGCCAAAGTGGACGGATTTTATACCGTTTTCCAAATGGCTCAATCTCTATTTTCGGCTTGGCTTATATAAAGGGAAAAAACTAGAACATTGGATGTATAAACAATTGGCGAAAAAAGGCGTCTACACCTTTAGTGATTTACAACCGGGTTATTTAAAAGTAGTTGTCAGTGACATTTCACTTGGGAAATTGGTCGTTATACCAGATGATTTGGAGCGGGTATATGGTATAAACCCAAACGGCTTTCCAGTTGCTAAAGCAGTACGCATGAGTGCTGGTTTCCCATATTTTTTTATGCCAGAAAAAGTACGTGGAAGAAAAAAGCAAAAGAGTCTGATGGTTGATGGTGGATTATTAAGTAATTTTCCATTATGGGTGTTTGAAGATGGAAGAAAGCGATCCACACGCCCTGTGTTGGGTGTGAAGTTGAGCGGTTATCCTGCACAAGCTGAACCGCATGAGATTAGAAACGGCCTTGATATGTTTCATGCACTTTTTCGCACAATGTTGCATGCTCATGATGCCCGGTACGTCTCGAAGTCAGATGAACACCACATTATATTTATTCCAGTCAATCATGTCTCTGCTACCGACTTTACCCTTTCCGATAAATTAAAGGAACAGTTAATAAGCGTAGGTGAAGAGCAGGCTGATGCGTTCTTAAGACATTGGCCAAATTAA